A single region of the Actinomycetes bacterium genome encodes:
- the murA gene encoding UDP-N-acetylglucosamine 1-carboxyvinyltransferase translates to MERLRVEGGVRLAGEIRVGGAKNSVLKLMAATLLAQGTSTLHEVPDILDVEIMAELLRRLGCTVTHDRAAATVFIDVPERLGHQADYDLVRRMRASICVLGPLVARCGQADVARPGGDAIGVRPLDLHVDGLVRLGATVETEHGYIVAKAPAGLVGAPIWLDFPSVGATENLLMAAVLATGTTVIDNAAREPEIVDLCHLLTAMGARIGGAGSSTLEVEGVPALHPAEHTSVPDRIVVGTWLIAAVMTRGDVTVRNARPEHLEMVLDKLAGTGAQIDRLDDGVRVACERRPSAVDVVTLPYPGFPTDLQPMLLALNAVADGSAMVTENVYEARFVFVDELQRLGADIRTDGHHAVVRGRERLSGAPVRATDIRAAAGLVLAGLVADGVTTVSEVHHLDRGYPDFDAQLRTLGATVAREPDPFAAGG, encoded by the coding sequence GTGGAGCGGTTGCGGGTCGAGGGCGGAGTGCGGCTCGCGGGCGAGATCAGGGTCGGCGGGGCCAAGAACAGCGTGCTCAAGCTGATGGCTGCGACCCTGCTGGCGCAGGGCACCTCGACCCTGCACGAGGTGCCCGACATCCTCGACGTCGAGATCATGGCCGAGCTGCTGCGCCGGCTCGGCTGCACCGTCACCCACGACCGGGCCGCCGCGACCGTGTTCATCGACGTCCCGGAGCGGCTGGGGCACCAGGCCGACTACGACCTGGTCCGCCGGATGCGGGCCTCCATCTGCGTCCTCGGGCCGCTGGTGGCCCGCTGCGGGCAGGCGGACGTCGCTCGCCCCGGGGGGGACGCCATCGGGGTCCGGCCGCTGGACCTGCACGTGGACGGGCTGGTGCGGCTCGGGGCGACCGTGGAGACCGAGCACGGCTACATCGTGGCCAAGGCGCCGGCCGGGCTGGTCGGGGCGCCGATCTGGCTGGACTTCCCCAGCGTCGGCGCCACCGAGAACCTGCTCATGGCCGCGGTCCTGGCCACGGGTACCACAGTGATCGACAACGCGGCCCGCGAGCCGGAGATCGTCGACCTGTGCCACCTGCTCACGGCCATGGGGGCGCGCATCGGTGGAGCGGGCAGCTCCACCCTGGAGGTGGAGGGCGTGCCAGCGCTGCACCCCGCCGAGCACACCTCCGTGCCGGACCGCATCGTGGTCGGCACCTGGCTGATCGCGGCAGTGATGACCCGCGGGGACGTCACGGTCCGCAACGCCCGCCCCGAGCACCTGGAGATGGTGCTCGACAAGCTAGCCGGCACCGGCGCGCAGATCGACCGGCTGGACGACGGGGTGCGGGTGGCCTGCGAGCGGCGTCCCAGCGCCGTGGACGTCGTCACCCTGCCGTACCCCGGGTTCCCGACCGACCTGCAGCCGATGCTGCTGGCGCTGAACGCGGTCGCGGACGGCTCCGCCATGGTCACCGAGAACGTCTACGAGGCGCGGTTCGTGTTCGTGGACGAGCTGCAGCGGTTGGGCGCCGACATCCGCACCGACGGCCACCACGCCGTGGTCCGGGGCAGGGAGCGGCTGTCCGGTGCGCCGGTGCGGGCGACCGACATCCGGGCCGCGGCCGGGCTGGTCCTCGCCGGGCTGGTGGCCGACGGTGTGACGACGGTGAGCGAGGTGCACCACCTGGACCGCGGCTACCCCGACTTCGACGCCCAGCTGCGCACCCTGGGCGCCACCGTGGCCCGCGAGCCTGACCCGTTCGCTGCCGGAGGCTGA
- a CDS encoding F0F1 ATP synthase subunit epsilon: protein MAELNVKIVAADRQIWQGPALMVVVKTVEGEIGIMPGHEPVLALLVDGVVRVHLPGGERQIAAVHQGFFSVDSDNVAILAETAELASEIDVKRAEAALERAKAAGEPDEAAVQRAEVRLRAAAHPVPHS, encoded by the coding sequence ATGGCCGAGCTCAACGTCAAGATCGTCGCGGCGGACCGGCAGATCTGGCAGGGGCCGGCCTTGATGGTCGTGGTGAAGACGGTCGAGGGCGAGATCGGGATCATGCCCGGCCACGAGCCGGTGCTGGCCCTGCTCGTCGACGGCGTCGTCCGGGTCCACCTGCCCGGGGGCGAGCGGCAGATCGCCGCCGTCCACCAGGGATTCTTCTCGGTGGACTCCGACAACGTGGCGATCCTGGCCGAGACTGCCGAGCTCGCCTCCGAGATCGACGTCAAGCGGGCCGAGGCGGCGCTGGAGCGGGCGAAGGCCGCGGGGGAGCCCGACGAGGCGGCGGTGCAGCGGGCCGAGGTCCGGCTGCGCGCTGCCGCCCACCCCGTCCCGCACAGCTGA
- a CDS encoding 3-hydroxyacyl-CoA dehydrogenase family protein, which produces MRQPRDQEPFTSTVAVIGAGLMGSGVAQVAAQAGHEVRLRDVGKEQLDRGVRSITESVDRFVAKGKLSREDADAALARITVTTDLEEAAASADIVVEAVFEHIDVKHEVFAVLDEVCRPDAVLATNTSAIPITSVAAVTRRPESVIGTHFFSPVPMMRLVELVRGYKTSDETLATARAFAESVGKTCVVVNRDKALAMEAARLVESGVISAEDLDVACRLGFGHAMGPLETSDLTGVDIMVYAARNIYGETQDSKFLPPESMLRMVAAGDLGRKTGRGFYRYGG; this is translated from the coding sequence GTGCGCCAGCCGAGAGATCAGGAGCCGTTCACGTCGACCGTCGCAGTCATCGGGGCCGGGCTCATGGGTTCGGGTGTCGCCCAGGTGGCCGCTCAGGCCGGTCACGAGGTCCGGCTGCGCGATGTCGGGAAGGAGCAGCTGGACCGGGGCGTCCGGTCGATCACCGAGTCGGTGGACCGGTTCGTCGCGAAGGGCAAGCTCTCCCGCGAGGACGCGGACGCGGCACTGGCGCGGATCACGGTGACCACCGACCTGGAGGAGGCCGCCGCGAGCGCCGACATCGTGGTCGAGGCGGTGTTCGAGCACATCGACGTCAAGCACGAGGTGTTCGCCGTCCTCGACGAGGTCTGTCGGCCCGATGCGGTGCTGGCCACGAACACCTCGGCCATCCCGATCACCTCCGTGGCGGCGGTGACCCGGCGCCCCGAGTCGGTCATCGGGACCCACTTCTTCTCTCCGGTGCCGATGATGCGCCTGGTCGAGCTGGTCCGCGGGTACAAGACCTCCGACGAGACACTGGCCACGGCCAGGGCGTTCGCCGAGTCCGTCGGCAAGACCTGCGTGGTGGTCAACCGCGACAAGGCGTTGGCCATGGAGGCGGCCCGGCTGGTGGAGTCCGGTGTGATCAGCGCCGAGGACCTCGATGTGGCCTGCCGGCTCGGTTTCGGCCACGCCATGGGGCCGCTGGAGACCTCCGACCTGACCGGGGTCGACATCATGGTCTACGCCGCGCGCAACATCTACGGCGAGACCCAGGACAGCAAGTTCCTCCCACCGGAGTCGATGCTGCGGATGGTCGCCGCGGGTGATCTCGGCCGCAAGACCGGGCGGGGCTTCTACCGGTACGGCGGCTGA
- a CDS encoding STAS domain-containing protein: MRDVGAGSSPSVDLRLPTRLDVSTVASVRDALGCVLAASPTGDVVADVSLVEVVDAVGLGLLVTTHRTCARLGGRLVLVDPQPRLLRLLAVTRLHRVLYLDREAAARGAATA; encoded by the coding sequence ATGCGGGACGTAGGTGCGGGTTCGTCGCCGAGCGTCGATCTCCGGCTGCCCACGCGGCTGGACGTGTCGACCGTGGCGTCGGTCCGAGACGCGCTGGGCTGTGTCCTGGCGGCCAGCCCCACGGGTGACGTCGTGGCCGACGTCTCCCTGGTCGAGGTCGTGGACGCCGTCGGGCTCGGGCTGCTGGTCACCACGCATCGCACCTGCGCCCGGCTGGGCGGACGGCTCGTCCTCGTCGACCCCCAGCCGCGGCTGCTGCGGCTGCTGGCGGTCACCCGGCTGCACAGGGTGCTCTACCTCGACCGGGAGGCCGCCGCCCGCGGGGCGGCCACCGCCTGA
- a CDS encoding DNA alkylation repair protein yields MSEPIAFADVLALVPAMEEQLRAAGTKERADHEQAYLKSSLEHFGTSVPAIRAVAVRLHRSRPDLEHDDVVRLVEALWSAPVHERRMLAVEVLDQFAGRLSPADLGLVERLVRESRTWALVDGLAADVAGRIVLAAPDDAVVGATLDRWAADDDFWVRRASLLAELKLLRDGGDFARFARHADAMLGEKEFFIRKAIGWVLRETARTRPDEVVAWLEPRVSLASGVTLREAVKPLSDDQRARLGVRRRP; encoded by the coding sequence GTGAGCGAGCCAATCGCCTTCGCCGACGTGCTTGCGCTCGTACCCGCGATGGAGGAGCAGCTTCGTGCGGCCGGGACGAAGGAACGTGCCGATCATGAGCAAGCCTACCTGAAGAGCTCGCTCGAGCACTTTGGCACATCGGTGCCCGCGATCCGGGCGGTGGCCGTCCGGCTGCATCGCAGCCGCCCGGATCTGGAGCATGACGACGTCGTCCGGCTGGTCGAGGCGCTGTGGTCGGCACCCGTGCACGAACGTCGGATGCTGGCGGTGGAGGTGCTCGACCAGTTCGCCGGTCGCCTCTCCCCGGCCGACCTGGGTCTGGTCGAACGCCTGGTGCGGGAGTCGAGGACCTGGGCCTTGGTCGACGGGTTGGCTGCCGACGTCGCCGGCCGGATCGTTCTGGCGGCACCGGACGACGCCGTCGTCGGCGCGACGCTGGACCGATGGGCGGCCGACGACGACTTCTGGGTGCGTCGGGCCTCACTGCTCGCCGAGCTCAAGCTGCTGCGCGACGGTGGGGACTTCGCCCGGTTCGCTCGGCACGCTGACGCGATGCTCGGCGAGAAGGAGTTCTTCATTCGCAAGGCCATCGGCTGGGTGCTGCGGGAGACGGCACGGACCCGGCCCGACGAGGTCGTGGCGTGGCTGGAGCCGCGAGTGTCCCTGGCCTCCGGCGTGACCCTGCGCGAGGCCGTGAAGCCGCTCTCCGACGACCAGCGGGCGCGACTCGGGGTTCGTCGCCGTCCGTAG
- a CDS encoding cob(I)yrinic acid a,c-diamide adenosyltransferase, translating to MVNLTRIYTRTGDDGSTALGDMSRTSKTDPRLVAYADVDEANAAIGVALALGGLPDAVSALLVRIQNELFDVGADLCTPVVPDPQFPPLRVEPEYVDRLELACDTFNEDLPHLRSFVLPGGTPGTALLHVARTVVRRAERSTWTALETYADTMNPLTARYLNRLSDLLFILSRVANTPAAGGDGDVLWLPGATR from the coding sequence GTGGTCAACCTCACGCGCATCTACACCCGCACCGGTGATGACGGCAGCACCGCACTCGGCGACATGAGCCGCACATCGAAGACTGACCCCCGGCTGGTGGCCTACGCCGACGTGGACGAGGCGAACGCCGCCATCGGGGTGGCGCTGGCCCTGGGCGGGCTGCCCGACGCGGTCAGCGCGCTGCTAGTGCGGATCCAGAACGAACTGTTCGACGTGGGCGCCGACCTGTGCACGCCCGTCGTGCCCGACCCGCAGTTCCCGCCCCTGCGGGTCGAGCCGGAGTACGTGGACCGGCTCGAGCTGGCCTGCGACACCTTCAACGAGGACCTGCCCCACCTGCGCTCGTTCGTGCTGCCGGGCGGCACGCCGGGGACAGCGCTGCTGCACGTCGCGCGCACGGTGGTCCGCCGCGCCGAACGTTCGACCTGGACGGCACTGGAGACGTACGCGGACACCATGAACCCGCTGACCGCGCGCTACCTCAACCGGCTCTCGGACCTGCTGTTCATCCTGTCCCGGGTGGCCAACACCCCGGCGGCAGGAGGCGACGGCGACGTGCTCTGGCTCCCTGGCGCCACCCGCTGA